The proteins below are encoded in one region of Amycolatopsis magusensis:
- a CDS encoding extracellular solute-binding protein, whose amino-acid sequence MNAMNRRRFLTGTLATVAVPGVLGACSSGGGGPATQQTVADTQLPAYVPYTGVTPDLPGNEQGLLNGFLRYPDPPVRAFSAPPGDGSPVSAFVLTSSPVPPTVDQNPYWQELNKRLNADLRLTIVPNSDMPTKFATLVAGDDLPDFVVPALYTPNGLPAGVANLPAWLAGKCQDLTPYLGGDAVKQYPFLANLPTAAWKDCRYNGGIYGLPVARGIAGSLMFRRDDLFAQFGANPNPASFAEFRAVCRQVSDEKAGRWALAGAPLDFVSQMLGLPFRWKDEGGKLKSKFEYEEYKQALADCSQLFADGVVHPDSTTNNAPVKKWFNAGSALLHTDRYTAWPQYYAENVAGPGFKISGMRPPLYNGGGFAGTWQAQATNNFTVLKKADEGRIRQLLKIADWLAAPFGTEEYLFRKYGTAGTHYTMQDGGPRPSQAGVSQTVLGIRYIVDSPDVIFVPGNAEATKACYDYQASVVSSSVADPTLSLFSDTWSRKQGQLGTMINDAQNDILAGRKPVSAWDEVVKQWRSGGGDQVRTEFEAALAGQ is encoded by the coding sequence ATGAACGCGATGAACCGCCGCCGGTTCCTCACCGGCACCCTCGCCACCGTGGCCGTGCCCGGGGTGCTGGGTGCCTGCAGCAGCGGGGGTGGTGGCCCGGCGACGCAGCAGACCGTGGCCGACACGCAGTTGCCCGCCTACGTGCCCTACACCGGTGTCACGCCGGACCTGCCCGGCAACGAGCAGGGGCTGTTGAACGGTTTCCTCCGGTACCCCGATCCGCCGGTGCGGGCGTTCTCCGCGCCGCCCGGTGACGGTTCGCCGGTGTCCGCCTTCGTCCTGACCAGTTCGCCGGTGCCGCCGACGGTGGACCAGAACCCGTACTGGCAGGAGCTGAACAAGCGCCTCAACGCCGACCTGCGGCTGACCATCGTGCCGAACTCGGACATGCCGACGAAGTTCGCCACCCTGGTCGCCGGGGACGACCTGCCCGACTTCGTCGTGCCGGCGCTCTACACCCCGAACGGCCTGCCCGCCGGGGTGGCGAACCTGCCGGCGTGGCTGGCGGGCAAGTGCCAGGACCTGACCCCGTACCTCGGCGGGGACGCGGTGAAGCAGTACCCGTTCCTGGCGAACCTGCCGACCGCGGCGTGGAAGGACTGCCGGTACAACGGCGGCATCTACGGCCTGCCGGTGGCGCGCGGCATCGCGGGCAGCCTGATGTTCCGCCGCGACGACCTCTTCGCGCAGTTTGGGGCGAACCCGAACCCGGCGTCCTTCGCGGAGTTCCGGGCGGTGTGCCGGCAGGTCTCGGACGAGAAGGCGGGCCGGTGGGCGCTCGCGGGCGCGCCGCTGGACTTCGTTTCGCAGATGCTCGGACTGCCGTTCCGGTGGAAGGACGAAGGCGGGAAGCTGAAGAGCAAGTTCGAATACGAGGAGTACAAGCAGGCGCTGGCGGACTGTTCGCAGTTGTTCGCCGACGGCGTGGTGCACCCGGACAGCACGACGAACAACGCGCCGGTGAAGAAGTGGTTCAACGCGGGCAGCGCCCTGCTCCACACGGACCGGTACACGGCATGGCCGCAGTACTACGCGGAGAACGTGGCCGGCCCGGGGTTCAAGATCTCCGGCATGCGGCCGCCCTTGTACAACGGTGGCGGGTTCGCCGGTACGTGGCAGGCGCAGGCGACGAACAACTTCACCGTGCTGAAGAAGGCCGACGAGGGCCGGATCCGGCAGCTGCTGAAGATCGCGGACTGGCTGGCTGCCCCGTTCGGCACGGAGGAGTACCTGTTCCGGAAGTACGGCACGGCCGGTACCCACTACACGATGCAGGACGGCGGGCCGCGGCCTTCGCAGGCTGGCGTTTCGCAGACGGTCCTCGGCATTCGGTACATTGTGGACTCGCCGGACGTGATCTTCGTGCCGGGTAATGCGGAGGCTACGAAGGCTTGTTATGACTACCAGGCTTCGGTGGTGTCTTCGTCGGTGGCGGATCCTACGTTGAGTTTGTTCTCGGATACCTGGTCGCGGAAGCAGGGGCAGCTGGGGACGATGATCAATGACGCGCAGAACGATATCTTGGCGGGGCGGAAGCCGGTGTCCGCGTGGGATGAGGTCGTGAAGCAGTGGCGGTCGGGTGGCGGGGATCAGGTTCGGACTGAGTTTGAGGCGGCTTTGGCTGGGCAGTGA
- a CDS encoding PmoA family protein, protein MNLAEGDGVFTVSENDVELLRYTYRPDIDAFECPSPSFHPLRTLAGDVVTGNRPHDHRWHKGLAMTASHLDDQNFWGGVTYVRDRGYEVLPNVGSQVHRNFVELAPEGVVEEIDWLTSGGQKWIEERRTMAFTVEPDAWTLDFTSDLRNVRDTPLEFGSPTVHGRELAGYCGFFWRGPRSFEHGEVLASDDQSGPELMGRKASWLAYLGTHDEVDHTSTLLFTPAPDHPEVHWFVRNSPYAVVNPSLAFYDPLHLAPGDTLHLRYRLLIANGSWSRSHLSTRATSYTW, encoded by the coding sequence GTGAACCTGGCCGAGGGCGACGGTGTGTTCACCGTGTCGGAAAATGATGTCGAACTCCTGCGCTACACCTACCGGCCGGACATCGACGCGTTCGAATGCCCGAGCCCGAGCTTCCACCCGCTGAGGACCCTGGCCGGCGACGTGGTCACCGGCAACCGGCCGCACGACCACCGGTGGCACAAGGGCCTGGCGATGACCGCGTCCCACCTGGACGACCAGAACTTCTGGGGCGGGGTGACCTACGTCCGTGATCGCGGGTACGAGGTCCTGCCGAACGTCGGCTCGCAGGTGCACCGGAATTTCGTGGAACTGGCGCCGGAAGGGGTCGTCGAGGAGATCGACTGGCTCACCTCCGGCGGGCAGAAGTGGATCGAAGAACGCCGCACCATGGCGTTCACCGTCGAGCCTGATGCCTGGACCCTGGACTTCACCTCGGACCTGCGCAACGTCCGCGACACCCCGCTGGAGTTCGGCAGCCCCACCGTGCACGGCCGGGAACTGGCGGGCTACTGCGGCTTCTTCTGGCGCGGCCCCCGCTCCTTCGAACACGGCGAGGTACTGGCCTCGGATGACCAGTCCGGCCCGGAACTCATGGGCCGCAAGGCCTCGTGGCTCGCCTACCTCGGCACCCACGACGAGGTCGACCACACCTCCACCCTCCTTTTCACCCCGGCGCCCGACCACCCGGAAGTCCACTGGTTCGTCCGCAACTCCCCCTACGCCGTGGTGAACCCTTCGCTCGCCTTCTACGATCCCCTCCACTTGGCCCCCGGCGACACCCTGCACCTGCGCTACCGCCTCCTCATCGCCAACGGCTCGTGGTCCCGCTCCCACCTGAGCACCCGCGCCACCTCCTACACCTGGTAG
- a CDS encoding Gfo/Idh/MocA family protein: MRTFRVAVVGTGGIAEAAHVPAIRAAGERAKLVTAVDTDPARLAVFQEKTGIAVAYQSLKSMLRTEKPDLVQVCTPPSTHADIAVACLEAGSWVLLEKPPALSLAEYDRITAAEGEGGPYASVVFQHRFGSGARHARQLIGSGALGRPLVAVCHTTWFRDQSYFDVPWRGKWSTEGGGPTMGHGIHQIDLLLALLGEWTEVRAMAGRLDRTMETEDVSMAIVRFASGAMASIVNSVLSPREESYLRVDLTDATVEVTHLYGYHNTDWRYTPAPHVTDEALISSWSEVAEDVGSSHSAQLPFVLDAMESGERPPLSGAEGREALELITALYRSAFTGAPVTRAQLQPGDVFYHRMNGGVKL, translated from the coding sequence ATGCGGACGTTCCGGGTGGCCGTGGTCGGCACCGGCGGCATCGCCGAAGCAGCGCACGTACCGGCCATCCGCGCCGCAGGCGAGCGGGCGAAGCTGGTCACCGCGGTGGACACCGATCCCGCGCGCCTGGCGGTGTTCCAGGAGAAGACCGGGATCGCGGTCGCCTACCAGTCGCTGAAGTCCATGCTGCGCACGGAAAAGCCGGATCTGGTGCAGGTGTGCACGCCGCCGTCGACGCACGCGGACATCGCGGTCGCCTGCCTCGAAGCGGGTTCGTGGGTGCTGCTGGAGAAGCCGCCCGCGTTGTCGCTGGCCGAATACGACCGCATCACCGCCGCCGAGGGCGAAGGCGGCCCGTACGCGAGCGTGGTGTTCCAGCACCGCTTCGGCTCAGGCGCGCGACACGCCCGGCAGCTCATCGGCAGCGGCGCGCTCGGCAGGCCGCTGGTCGCGGTCTGCCACACCACCTGGTTCCGCGACCAGTCCTATTTCGACGTCCCCTGGCGCGGCAAGTGGTCCACCGAGGGCGGCGGGCCGACGATGGGGCACGGGATCCACCAGATCGACCTGCTGCTCGCGCTGCTCGGCGAGTGGACCGAGGTCCGCGCGATGGCGGGCAGGCTCGACCGCACGATGGAGACCGAGGACGTGTCGATGGCGATCGTGCGCTTCGCCAGCGGGGCCATGGCGTCGATCGTGAACAGCGTGCTGTCCCCGCGTGAGGAAAGCTACCTGCGCGTGGACCTGACCGACGCGACGGTCGAAGTCACGCACCTGTACGGATATCACAACACCGACTGGCGGTACACACCCGCGCCGCACGTGACCGACGAGGCGCTGATCTCCTCGTGGTCGGAGGTCGCGGAAGATGTCGGCAGCTCGCATTCGGCGCAACTGCCGTTCGTCCTGGACGCCATGGAATCCGGCGAACGTCCGCCGCTTTCGGGCGCCGAAGGCCGCGAAGCACTCGAACTGATCACGGCGTTGTACCGGTCGGCGTTCACCGGCGCCCCGGTCACCCGTGCCCAACTGCAGCCCGGCGATGTGTTCTACCACCGCATGAACGGGGGCGTGAAACTGTGA